From Actinosynnema mirum DSM 43827, a single genomic window includes:
- the purF gene encoding amidophosphoribosyltransferase has protein sequence MVTDQSATGRTEPDHPDREPREECGVFGVWAPGEEVSKLTYYGLYALQHRGQEAAGISVGDGSQVVVFKDLGLVSQVFDEQVLSSLRGHVAVGHCRYSTTGSTTWENAQPTFRHTATGSALSLGHNGNLVNTAELRERAVAAGLDTGHGATTDSDLVCGLLAADAADLGIEQSAMKLLPTLRGAFCLVFSDESTLYAARDSHGVHPLVLGRLERGWVVASETAALDIVGASYVREVEPGELIAIDENGLRSSRFANPEPKGCIFEYVYLARPDTSIAGRGVHATRVEIGRRLAKEHPVEADLVIPVPESGTPAAIGYAQASGIPYGSGLVKNAYVGRTFIQPSQTIRQLGIRLKLNPLRDVIRGKRLVVVDDSIVRGNTQRALVRMLREAGALEVHVRIASPPVKWPCFYGIDFASRAELIANGLDDDGIRRSIGSDSLGYVSLEELVSATEQPKSRLCAACFDGEYPIPLPEDALIGKHLLEGVRGDGGRGVAGSATPVLPNGYGAEDALQRP, from the coding sequence GTGGTCACCGACCAGTCAGCAACCGGCCGCACCGAACCCGACCACCCCGATCGAGAACCCCGCGAGGAATGCGGTGTCTTCGGCGTGTGGGCGCCGGGTGAGGAAGTCTCCAAGCTCACTTACTACGGCCTCTACGCGCTCCAGCACCGCGGCCAGGAGGCCGCGGGCATCTCGGTCGGCGACGGGTCCCAGGTCGTGGTCTTCAAGGACCTCGGCCTGGTCTCCCAGGTGTTCGACGAGCAGGTGCTCTCCTCGCTGCGCGGCCACGTCGCCGTCGGCCACTGCCGCTACTCCACCACGGGCTCCACGACGTGGGAGAACGCGCAGCCGACGTTCCGGCACACCGCGACCGGCTCGGCCCTCTCGCTCGGCCACAACGGCAACCTGGTCAACACCGCCGAGCTGCGCGAGCGGGCCGTCGCCGCCGGCCTCGACACCGGTCACGGCGCGACCACCGACTCCGACCTGGTGTGCGGCCTGCTCGCCGCCGACGCCGCCGACCTGGGCATCGAGCAGTCGGCCATGAAGCTGCTGCCGACCCTGCGCGGCGCGTTCTGCCTGGTCTTCTCGGACGAGTCGACGCTGTACGCGGCCCGCGACTCGCACGGCGTGCACCCGCTCGTCCTCGGCCGCCTTGAGCGCGGCTGGGTCGTGGCCAGCGAGACCGCCGCGCTCGACATCGTCGGCGCCTCGTACGTCCGCGAGGTCGAGCCCGGCGAGCTGATCGCCATCGACGAGAACGGCCTGCGGTCCAGCCGGTTCGCCAACCCCGAGCCCAAGGGCTGCATCTTCGAGTACGTGTACCTGGCCCGCCCGGACACCTCGATCGCCGGGCGCGGCGTGCACGCCACCCGCGTCGAGATCGGCCGCAGGCTCGCCAAGGAGCACCCGGTCGAGGCCGACCTGGTCATCCCGGTGCCCGAGTCCGGCACGCCCGCCGCCATCGGCTACGCCCAGGCCTCCGGCATCCCCTACGGGTCCGGCCTGGTCAAGAACGCCTACGTCGGCCGCACGTTCATCCAGCCGTCGCAGACCATCCGCCAGCTCGGCATCCGGCTCAAGCTCAACCCGCTGCGCGACGTCATCCGCGGCAAGCGCCTGGTCGTCGTGGACGACTCGATCGTGCGCGGCAACACCCAGCGCGCGCTCGTGCGGATGCTCCGCGAGGCCGGCGCGCTGGAGGTGCACGTCCGGATCGCGTCGCCGCCCGTGAAGTGGCCGTGCTTCTACGGCATCGACTTCGCCTCGCGCGCCGAGCTGATCGCGAACGGCCTCGACGACGACGGCATCCGCCGCTCGATCGGCTCGGACTCGCTCGGCTACGTCTCGCTGGAGGAGCTCGTCTCGGCCACCGAGCAGCCCAAGTCGCGGCTGTGCGCGGCCTGCTTCGACGGCGAGTACCCGATCCCCCTGCCCGAGGACGCGCTCATCGGCAAGCACCTGCTCGAAGGCGTTCGCGGGGACGGCGGTCGCGGCGTCGCGGGCTCGGCGACCCCGGTCCTGCCGAACGGGTACGGTGCCGAGGACGCCCTCCAGAGGCCCTGA